The following are encoded together in the Prionailurus viverrinus isolate Anna chromosome B3, UM_Priviv_1.0, whole genome shotgun sequence genome:
- the CCDC198 gene encoding uncharacterized protein CCDC198 isoform X2 — protein MGLSHSKPHPRVTKVAPLQNKEEELPSASPVDFAFSQNLEEKSSYLFTGLQDQNKALEGQLPPLRETWYGRYSAGPRAMYFDIPMEHGETSIIKRHPPRRLQKLEPIDLPQVITSERLLSQQEARTTHRAKELEKTMPTPGYIPGKRQYLHKMRMLEMNRNRQEAQAELKKSLHREARINKQKPRDHKAKKILQSIPRNDDRDLPTFLPDETLNRSPGNSQNEDLGKHQARNDCRPRKIGKMEMWLREQEARGQLLWDSSSSDSDELRKSEKKPQALVRTRTERIPLFDEFFDRE, from the exons ATGGGCCTGAGCCACTCTAAGCCTCACCCTAGAGTGACCAAAGTAGCACCTTtgcaaaacaaagaggaagaactCCCCTCTGCCAGCCCCGTGGACTTTGCATTCAGTCAGAATCTGGAAGAAAAGAGTTCGTATTTGTTCACAGGACTGCAGGACCAGAACAAAGCTCTGGAAGGTCAGCTGCCGCCTCTACGAGAGACCTGGTATGGAAGATACTCTGCAG GGCCCAGGGCCATGTATTTTGATATCCCAATGGAACACGGAGAAACAAGTATTATTAAAAGGCATCCACCCCGAAGACTTCAA AAGCTTGAACCCATTGACCTGCCACAAGTAATTACTTCTGAAAGGCTCCTGAGCCAGCAAGAAGCCAGAACAACTCACAGAGCAAAG GAACTGGAAAAGACAATGCCAACTCCAGGATACATTCCCGGGAAAAGACAATATTTACATAAGATGAGAATGTTGGAAATGAACCGGAACAGACAAGAG GCCCAAGCAGAGTTGAAAAAAAGTCTTCACAGGGAGGCAAGGATTAATAAGCAAAAACCGAGGGACCATAAAGCCAAGAAAATCCTTCAAAGCATCCCAAGAAATGATGACAGGGACCTTCCAACCTTTTTGCCAGATGAAACCTTGAACAGAAGTCCAG GAAATTCACAGAATGAAGATTTGGGGAAACATCAAGCAAGGAATGACTGTCGTCCCCGGAAAATTGGCAAAATGGAAATGTGGCTCCGTGAACAAGAGGCCCGGGGACAGCTTCTCTGGGACAGTTCTAGTTCTGACTCAGATGAGTTGAGGAAAAGCGAGAAGAAACCACAAGCACTGGTCAGGAccaggacagagagaatcccacttTTTGACGAGTTTTTTGATCGAGAATAA
- the CCDC198 gene encoding uncharacterized protein CCDC198 isoform X1, with amino-acid sequence MGLSHSKPHPRVTKVAPLQNKEEELPSASPVDFAFSQNLEEKSSYLFTGLQDQNKALEGQLPPLRETWYGRYSAGPRAMYFDIPMEHGETSIIKRHPPRRLQKLEPIDLPQVITSERLLSQQEARTTHRAKQELEKTMPTPGYIPGKRQYLHKMRMLEMNRNRQEAQAELKKSLHREARINKQKPRDHKAKKILQSIPRNDDRDLPTFLPDETLNRSPGNSQNEDLGKHQARNDCRPRKIGKMEMWLREQEARGQLLWDSSSSDSDELRKSEKKPQALVRTRTERIPLFDEFFDRE; translated from the exons ATGGGCCTGAGCCACTCTAAGCCTCACCCTAGAGTGACCAAAGTAGCACCTTtgcaaaacaaagaggaagaactCCCCTCTGCCAGCCCCGTGGACTTTGCATTCAGTCAGAATCTGGAAGAAAAGAGTTCGTATTTGTTCACAGGACTGCAGGACCAGAACAAAGCTCTGGAAGGTCAGCTGCCGCCTCTACGAGAGACCTGGTATGGAAGATACTCTGCAG GGCCCAGGGCCATGTATTTTGATATCCCAATGGAACACGGAGAAACAAGTATTATTAAAAGGCATCCACCCCGAAGACTTCAA AAGCTTGAACCCATTGACCTGCCACAAGTAATTACTTCTGAAAGGCTCCTGAGCCAGCAAGAAGCCAGAACAACTCACAGAGCAAAG CAGGAACTGGAAAAGACAATGCCAACTCCAGGATACATTCCCGGGAAAAGACAATATTTACATAAGATGAGAATGTTGGAAATGAACCGGAACAGACAAGAG GCCCAAGCAGAGTTGAAAAAAAGTCTTCACAGGGAGGCAAGGATTAATAAGCAAAAACCGAGGGACCATAAAGCCAAGAAAATCCTTCAAAGCATCCCAAGAAATGATGACAGGGACCTTCCAACCTTTTTGCCAGATGAAACCTTGAACAGAAGTCCAG GAAATTCACAGAATGAAGATTTGGGGAAACATCAAGCAAGGAATGACTGTCGTCCCCGGAAAATTGGCAAAATGGAAATGTGGCTCCGTGAACAAGAGGCCCGGGGACAGCTTCTCTGGGACAGTTCTAGTTCTGACTCAGATGAGTTGAGGAAAAGCGAGAAGAAACCACAAGCACTGGTCAGGAccaggacagagagaatcccacttTTTGACGAGTTTTTTGATCGAGAATAA